One window of the Streptomyces asoensis genome contains the following:
- a CDS encoding sugar ABC transporter ATP-binding protein, producing the protein MSNADELLRIEGIRKTFPGVVALDSVDFDLRRGEVHVLLGENGAGKSTLIKMLSGAYRPDAGRILAGGEEVRIHGAQDSERLGIATIYQEFNLVPDLTVAENIFLGRQPRRFGMIDRKRMEAEAAALLERVGVNVSPRTRVRELGIARLQMVEIAKALSLNARVLIMDEPTAVLTSEEVEKLFAIVRRLREDGVGIVFITHHLEEIAALGDRVTVIRDGRSVGQVPAATPEDELVRLMVGRSIEQQYPRERAETGAALLSVEGLTRDGVFHDVSFEVHAGEVVGVAGLVGAGRTEVVRAVFGADPYDRGAVRVGGAHLPRYDVNAAMAAGIGLVPEDRKGQGLVLDQSVEENLGLVTMRGATRGGLVDLKSQHEAAARIAGQLGVRMAGLGQQVRTLSGGNQQKVVIGKWLLADTKVLILDEPTRGIDVGAKVEIYQLINELTAAGAAVLMISSDLPEVLGMSDRVLVMAQGRIAGELSADEATQDSVMALAVSTTLHDEKHQNHQNDETEELEAGRGR; encoded by the coding sequence GTGAGCAACGCGGACGAGTTGCTGCGCATCGAAGGCATACGCAAGACCTTCCCCGGTGTGGTCGCGCTCGACAGCGTCGACTTCGACCTGCGCCGGGGCGAGGTGCATGTGCTGCTCGGTGAGAACGGCGCGGGCAAGAGCACCCTCATCAAGATGCTCTCCGGCGCCTACCGGCCCGACGCCGGGCGGATCCTGGCCGGCGGCGAGGAGGTGCGCATCCATGGCGCGCAGGACTCCGAGCGCCTCGGGATCGCCACCATCTACCAGGAGTTCAACCTCGTTCCCGATCTCACGGTCGCCGAGAACATCTTCCTGGGGCGGCAGCCGCGTCGCTTCGGGATGATCGACCGGAAGCGGATGGAGGCCGAGGCGGCCGCCCTGCTGGAGCGGGTGGGGGTGAACGTCTCGCCCCGCACGCGCGTGCGTGAACTCGGCATCGCGCGCCTCCAGATGGTCGAGATCGCCAAGGCGCTCAGCCTGAACGCGCGTGTGCTGATCATGGACGAGCCGACCGCCGTGCTGACCTCCGAGGAGGTCGAGAAGCTCTTCGCCATCGTGCGCAGGCTGCGCGAGGACGGCGTCGGCATCGTGTTCATCACGCACCACCTCGAGGAGATCGCCGCCCTCGGCGACCGGGTCACGGTCATCCGGGACGGCAGGAGCGTCGGGCAGGTCCCGGCCGCCACGCCCGAGGACGAGCTGGTGCGGCTCATGGTGGGCCGCTCCATCGAGCAGCAGTACCCCAGGGAGCGCGCCGAGACGGGCGCCGCGCTGCTGTCCGTCGAGGGGCTCACTCGGGACGGCGTCTTCCACGACGTCAGCTTCGAGGTGCACGCCGGTGAGGTCGTCGGTGTCGCCGGGCTCGTCGGCGCCGGTCGTACCGAGGTCGTTCGGGCCGTCTTCGGGGCGGACCCGTACGACCGCGGAGCCGTGCGGGTCGGCGGCGCGCACCTCCCCCGGTACGACGTGAACGCCGCGATGGCGGCCGGGATCGGGCTGGTGCCCGAGGACCGCAAGGGCCAGGGGCTGGTGCTCGACCAGTCGGTCGAGGAGAACCTCGGGCTCGTCACCATGCGGGGCGCGACCCGTGGCGGGCTGGTGGATCTGAAGAGCCAGCACGAGGCGGCGGCGCGGATCGCGGGGCAGCTGGGCGTGCGGATGGCGGGCCTCGGCCAGCAGGTGCGCACGCTCTCCGGCGGCAACCAGCAGAAGGTCGTCATCGGCAAATGGCTGCTGGCCGACACCAAGGTGCTGATCCTCGACGAGCCGACGCGCGGGATCGACGTCGGCGCGAAGGTCGAGATCTACCAGCTCATCAACGAGCTGACGGCCGCCGGTGCCGCCGTCCTGATGATCTCCAGCGATCTGCCCGAGGTGCTCGGCATGAGCGACCGGGTGCTGGTGATGGCCCAGGGCCGGATCGCCGGCGAGCTGTCGGCGGACGAGGCGACCCAGGACTCCGTCATGGCACTCGCCGTCAGCACCACTCTTCACGACGAAAAACACCAAAACCACCAAAACGACGAAACCGAAGAACTGGAGGCCGGCCGTGGCCGCTGA
- a CDS encoding ABC transporter permease/substrate-binding protein, which yields MAAETLKSGAGAGGAAAVRRLLLDNGALTALIVLVIAMSALSGDFLTTDNLLNVGVQAAVTAILAFGVTFVIVSAGIDLSVGSVAALSATVLAWSATQHGVPVVLAVVLAVATGIAAGLVNGFLIAYGKLPPFIATLAMLSVARGLSLVISEGSPIAFPDSVSHLGDTLGGWLPVPVLVMAVMGLIAAFVLGRTYIGRSMYAIGGNEEAARLSGLRVKKQKLAIYALSGVFAAAAGVVLASRLSSAQPQAADGYELDAIAAVVIGGASLAGGTGKASGTLIGALILAVLRNGLNLLSVSAFWQQVVIGVVIALAVLLDTVRRKAGATPMAAGTGSGGGKGRQAATYGLAAVVTVAIVGATSFLHGGNSSSANPKVGLALSTLNNPFFVQIQSGAKAEAKKLGVDLTVTDAQNDASQQANQLQNFTSSGLDSIIVNPVDSDAASNSVKAADKAKIPVIAVDRGVNKATVDALVASDNVAGGELAAKTVAEKLGGTGKIVILQGQAGTSAARERAEGFAKGLKAYPGIQVLAQQPADFDRTKGLDVMSNLLQAHPDVQGVIAANDEMALGAIKALGSKAGKSVQVVGFDGTPDGLTAVKNGTLYASVAQQPSQLGRIAVDNALKALQGKKVEETVKVPVKVVTKENVAGFSG from the coding sequence GTGGCCGCTGAGACGCTCAAGAGCGGGGCGGGCGCCGGTGGCGCCGCGGCGGTCCGCCGTCTGCTCCTCGACAACGGCGCGCTGACCGCGCTGATCGTCCTCGTCATCGCCATGTCGGCGCTGTCGGGTGACTTCCTGACCACGGACAACCTGCTCAACGTGGGTGTCCAGGCGGCCGTGACCGCCATTCTCGCCTTCGGCGTGACCTTCGTGATCGTCTCGGCGGGCATCGACCTGTCGGTCGGCTCGGTGGCGGCCCTGTCGGCCACCGTGCTGGCCTGGAGCGCCACGCAGCACGGTGTGCCGGTGGTGCTCGCGGTGGTCCTGGCCGTCGCCACCGGTATCGCGGCCGGTCTGGTGAACGGTTTCCTCATCGCCTACGGCAAGCTGCCGCCGTTCATCGCGACGCTCGCGATGCTGTCGGTGGCGCGCGGTCTGTCGCTGGTGATCTCCGAGGGTTCGCCGATCGCCTTCCCCGACTCGGTCTCGCACCTCGGTGACACGCTCGGCGGCTGGCTGCCGGTGCCGGTGCTCGTGATGGCCGTGATGGGGCTGATCGCCGCGTTCGTGCTCGGCCGGACGTACATCGGCCGTTCGATGTACGCCATCGGCGGCAACGAGGAGGCGGCACGCCTCTCCGGCCTGCGGGTGAAGAAGCAGAAGCTCGCGATCTACGCGCTGTCCGGTGTGTTCGCGGCCGCGGCGGGCGTCGTGCTCGCCTCCCGGCTGTCCTCCGCGCAGCCGCAGGCCGCCGACGGCTACGAGCTGGACGCGATCGCCGCGGTCGTCATCGGCGGTGCCTCCCTGGCCGGCGGTACGGGCAAGGCCTCGGGCACCCTGATCGGCGCGCTGATCCTGGCGGTGCTGAGGAACGGCCTGAACCTGCTGTCCGTCTCCGCGTTCTGGCAGCAGGTCGTCATCGGTGTCGTCATCGCGCTGGCGGTGCTCCTCGACACGGTGCGCCGCAAGGCGGGGGCGACCCCGATGGCGGCCGGGACGGGCAGCGGTGGCGGCAAGGGCCGGCAGGCGGCGACCTACGGTCTCGCGGCCGTGGTCACCGTGGCGATCGTCGGCGCGACCTCCTTCCTGCACGGCGGCAACTCGTCGAGCGCGAACCCGAAGGTCGGCCTGGCGCTGTCCACGCTCAACAACCCGTTCTTCGTGCAGATCCAGTCGGGCGCGAAGGCCGAGGCGAAGAAGCTGGGCGTGGACCTGACGGTCACCGACGCGCAGAACGACGCCTCGCAGCAGGCCAACCAGCTCCAGAACTTCACCAGTTCCGGCCTCGACTCGATCATCGTCAACCCGGTGGACTCGGACGCGGCGAGCAACTCGGTGAAGGCCGCCGACAAGGCGAAGATCCCGGTGATCGCGGTCGACCGGGGCGTCAACAAGGCCACGGTGGACGCGCTGGTCGCCTCCGACAACGTCGCCGGCGGTGAGCTGGCCGCCAAGACGGTCGCCGAGAAGCTGGGCGGCACGGGCAAGATCGTGATCCTCCAGGGCCAGGCGGGCACCTCCGCGGCGCGGGAGCGGGCGGAAGGTTTCGCCAAGGGTCTGAAGGCCTACCCCGGCATCCAGGTGCTGGCCCAGCAGCCGGCCGACTTCGACCGCACCAAGGGCCTCGACGTGATGTCGAACCTGCTCCAGGCGCACCCGGACGTCCAGGGCGTCATCGCCGCCAACGACGAGATGGCGCTCGGCGCGATCAAGGCGCTGGGCTCCAAGGCCGGCAAGTCGGTCCAGGTCGTCGGCTTCGACGGCACCCCGGACGGGCTGACCGCCGTCAAGAACGGCACGCTGTACGCGTCCGTGGCGCAGCAGCCGTCCCAGCTGGGCAGGATCGCGGTGGACAACGCGCTGAAGGCGCTCCAGGGCAAGAAGGTCGAGGAGACGGTGAAGGTGCCGGTGAAGGTGGTCACGAAGGAGAACGTGGCCGGATTCAGCGGCTGA
- a CDS encoding ribokinase translates to MYDYDLLVVGSANADLVIDVERRPAAGETVLGSDLAVHPGGKGANQAVAAARLGARTALLARVGDDAYGRLLLDSQRAAGVDTVGVLVGGAPTGVALITVDPSGDNSIVVSPGANGRLTPADVRAAGGLFHASRVVSAQLEIPLETVVEVVRSLAPGSRFVLNPSPPRPLPAEVLAACDPLIVNEHEAKVILGETGVSEEPEEWARILLAKGPKSVVVTLGSQGALVASSEGVARIASVKVDAVDTTGAGDSFTAALAWRLGAGSALAEAAAYAARVGAAAVTRRGAQESFPTAQEVDALCRADPGDDPRTPGRGPDSVPGDARRGDAL, encoded by the coding sequence ATGTACGACTACGACCTTCTGGTCGTAGGGTCGGCCAACGCCGACCTGGTGATCGACGTCGAGCGCAGGCCCGCCGCCGGTGAGACGGTGCTCGGTTCCGACCTGGCGGTCCACCCCGGCGGCAAGGGCGCGAACCAGGCCGTCGCGGCCGCCCGGCTCGGGGCCCGTACGGCCCTGCTGGCCCGGGTCGGCGACGACGCGTACGGGCGGCTGCTGCTCGACTCGCAGCGGGCGGCCGGGGTCGACACGGTCGGCGTCCTGGTGGGCGGGGCGCCCACGGGCGTCGCGCTGATCACCGTGGACCCGTCGGGCGACAACAGCATCGTGGTGTCACCGGGGGCGAACGGGCGGCTGACCCCGGCGGACGTCCGTGCGGCCGGTGGCCTCTTCCACGCCTCCCGGGTGGTGTCGGCGCAGCTGGAGATCCCGCTGGAGACGGTCGTGGAGGTCGTGCGCAGCCTGGCGCCGGGCAGCCGCTTCGTGCTGAACCCGTCACCGCCGCGCCCGTTGCCCGCCGAGGTGCTGGCGGCCTGCGACCCGCTGATCGTCAACGAGCACGAGGCGAAGGTGATCCTCGGCGAGACGGGTGTGAGCGAGGAGCCCGAGGAGTGGGCGCGGATCCTGCTCGCGAAGGGGCCGAAGTCGGTGGTCGTGACGCTGGGTTCGCAAGGCGCGCTGGTGGCGTCCTCGGAGGGCGTCGCCCGGATCGCGTCCGTGAAGGTGGACGCCGTGGACACGACGGGCGCGGGCGACTCCTTCACTGCGGCGCTGGCCTGGCGGCTGGGCGCGGGTTCCGCCCTGGCCGAGGCGGCGGCGTACGCGGCGCGGGTCGGGGCGGCGGCCGTGACCCGGCGGGGGGCGCAGGAGTCGTTCCCGACGGCTCAGGAGGTCGACGCTCTGTGCCGTGCCGACCCGGGGGACGACCCCCGGACCCCCGGCCGAGGGCCGGACAGCGTGCCCGGAGACGCACGGCGAGGTGACGCCCTGTGA
- the rbsD gene encoding D-ribose pyranase: MKKAGILNRHLAGALAELGHGDGVLVCDAGMPIPDGPRVVDLAFLAGVPSFAEVVEGLLAELVVEGATAATEVREANPAAAGLLDGHFPELALVPHEELKRLSAGARLVVRTGEARPYANVLLRCGVFF; encoded by the coding sequence GTGAAGAAGGCCGGGATCCTCAACCGTCATCTCGCCGGGGCTCTGGCCGAGTTGGGGCACGGGGACGGGGTGCTGGTGTGCGACGCCGGTATGCCGATACCGGACGGGCCCCGGGTGGTCGACCTCGCGTTCCTGGCGGGGGTGCCGTCGTTCGCGGAGGTGGTCGAGGGGCTGCTCGCCGAGCTGGTCGTGGAGGGCGCCACGGCGGCGACGGAGGTGCGGGAGGCGAATCCCGCGGCGGCCGGGCTGCTGGACGGGCACTTTCCCGAGCTGGCGCTGGTCCCGCACGAGGAGCTGAAGAGGCTGTCGGCCGGGGCCCGGCTGGTGGTCCGCACGGGCGAGGCACGGCCGTACGCGAACGTGCTGCTCCGGTGCGGGGTGTTTTTCTGA
- a CDS encoding esterase/lipase family protein has product MPEKTEPEVGPFTIGDPLASPSNPVEVPDRDEEWTVTKGFTWVFYGEGNSHLTRPVIIADGFNHGKSDLKKLYEFLEGEEYGFISALRERGMDVILLGFQDRTASILENAKAAEATVREAIARRVGDHRLVVGGFSMGGLVTRYALARMESERIDHQTGVYFSYDTPHRGATIPIGVQAFSYLLPRGLDLKPHPFTQQMDSAAARQMLWQHYDNKTGKTGVAPERETLLTALDEVGQWPQIPLKVAVANGRGDGVGLPEVKAGEVALRLDVRYPGTTFYTQAQGDDVTVAYLKRAFPATEKTITTSGFPELDGAPGGTLLTYGILAKSMEEAGGQADLRHAEVCFVPSVSAVDISDFEKQEDLYAKVDDLNPDKSSLDAFLCSPTTTAHTLPTEELCTWLMDHFER; this is encoded by the coding sequence ATGCCCGAGAAGACCGAGCCCGAGGTCGGTCCGTTCACGATCGGCGATCCGCTCGCCTCGCCGAGCAACCCTGTCGAGGTACCGGACCGCGACGAGGAGTGGACCGTCACCAAGGGCTTCACCTGGGTTTTCTACGGTGAGGGCAACAGTCACCTCACCCGCCCGGTGATCATCGCCGACGGCTTCAACCACGGAAAGAGCGACCTCAAGAAGCTCTACGAGTTCCTCGAGGGCGAGGAGTACGGCTTCATCAGCGCACTCCGTGAGCGTGGCATGGACGTGATCCTGCTGGGCTTCCAGGACCGCACGGCGTCCATCCTGGAGAACGCGAAGGCGGCCGAGGCGACCGTCCGGGAGGCCATCGCCCGCCGCGTCGGCGACCACCGGCTGGTCGTGGGCGGCTTCAGCATGGGCGGCCTGGTCACCCGCTACGCCCTCGCCAGGATGGAGAGCGAGCGCATCGACCACCAGACGGGGGTGTACTTCTCCTACGACACCCCGCACCGCGGTGCCACGATCCCCATCGGCGTCCAGGCGTTCTCCTACCTGCTCCCCCGGGGCCTGGACCTCAAGCCCCACCCCTTCACCCAGCAGATGGACAGCGCGGCCGCGCGGCAGATGCTGTGGCAGCACTACGACAACAAGACCGGGAAGACCGGCGTCGCCCCGGAGCGCGAGACACTGCTGACCGCACTCGACGAGGTCGGCCAGTGGCCGCAGATCCCGCTCAAGGTGGCCGTCGCCAACGGCCGCGGCGACGGCGTGGGACTGCCCGAGGTGAAGGCAGGTGAGGTCGCACTGCGGCTGGACGTCCGCTATCCCGGCACCACCTTCTACACCCAGGCCCAGGGTGACGACGTGACGGTCGCCTACCTGAAGCGGGCGTTCCCGGCGACCGAGAAGACCATCACGACCAGCGGCTTCCCCGAGCTGGACGGCGCGCCGGGCGGCACGCTCCTGACGTACGGGATCCTCGCCAAGTCGATGGAGGAGGCCGGCGGGCAGGCAGATCTGCGGCACGCCGAGGTGTGCTTCGTCCCCTCGGTCAGCGCGGTCGACATCTCGGACTTCGAGAAGCAGGAAGACCTGTACGCCAAGGTCGACGACCTCAACCCCGACAAGAGCAGCCTGGACGCGTTCCTCTGCTCGCCCACGACGACGGCGCACACCCTCCCGACCGAGGAGCTGTGCACCTGGCTGATGGACCACTTCGAGCGGTGA
- a CDS encoding sugar phosphate isomerase/epimerase family protein: MTVKHLSMPELADACRESGVTNVGLWREPVQTYGVERTAKLVRDAGLTVTTLCRGGFFTALDPDERAAALADNRRAIDEAATLGTDTLVLVSGGLPAGSKDLHGARERIADALTVLGPYAEEHGVKLAIEPLHPMYASDRCVVSTLAQALDLAERFPAHQVGVTVDTYHIWWDDQAPAQIARAGAGGRIHTFQLADWTTPLPEGVLNGRGQIGDGAIDMREWLGHVTAAGYTGAIEVELFNDALWARDGREVLAETAARFVEHVVR; the protein is encoded by the coding sequence ATGACGGTGAAGCACCTGTCGATGCCCGAACTGGCGGACGCCTGCCGGGAGTCGGGCGTGACCAACGTCGGCCTGTGGCGCGAGCCGGTGCAGACGTACGGCGTGGAGCGGACGGCCAAGCTGGTCCGCGACGCGGGCCTGACGGTGACGACACTGTGCCGCGGCGGCTTCTTCACGGCGCTCGACCCGGACGAACGGGCCGCGGCCCTGGCCGACAACCGCCGGGCGATCGACGAGGCGGCCACCCTCGGCACGGACACCCTCGTCCTGGTCTCCGGCGGTCTCCCGGCCGGCTCGAAGGACCTGCACGGCGCGCGGGAACGCATCGCGGACGCGCTGACGGTACTGGGCCCGTACGCCGAGGAGCACGGGGTGAAGCTGGCCATCGAGCCCCTGCACCCCATGTACGCTTCCGACCGCTGCGTGGTCTCCACCCTCGCCCAGGCCCTGGACCTCGCGGAACGCTTCCCCGCCCACCAGGTCGGCGTCACCGTCGACACGTACCACATCTGGTGGGACGACCAGGCCCCCGCCCAGATCGCCCGGGCGGGGGCGGGCGGCCGTATCCACACCTTCCAGCTCGCCGACTGGACGACCCCCCTCCCGGAGGGCGTCCTCAACGGCCGCGGCCAGATCGGCGACGGCGCGATCGACATGCGCGAGTGGCTGGGCCATGTGACGGCGGCCGGATACACCGGCGCCATCGAGGTCGAACTGTTCAACGACGCCCTGTGGGCCCGCGACGGCCGCGAGGTCCTGGCGGAGACGGCGGCACGGTTCGTGGAGCACGTGGTGCGCTGA
- a CDS encoding dihydrodipicolinate synthase family protein, producing MTIRLPGADGTLRTHEPRTEPLALTTGAPFTSRTVFSAAHVVADPFADSTPDSPAAIDWDATLAFRRHLWSHGLGVAEAMDTAQRGMGLDWAGAAELIRRSAAEAKSVGGLIACGVGTDQLTGPATLAEVRAAYEEQLALVEASGARAILMASRALAAAASSPEDYLDVYGHLLRQSSEPVVLHWLGPMFDPALEGYWGSSDLDTATDTFLEVIAAHPDKVEGIKVSLLDARREIDIRRRLPQGVRCYTGDDFNYPELIAGDEKGFSHALLGIFDPLGPLAAEAVRVLDTGNTAGFRALLDPTVDLSRHLFQTPTRFYKTGVVFLAWLAGHQSHFTMVGGLQSARSLPHFARAYELADGLGLFPDPKLAEERMKNLLALYGVTQ from the coding sequence GTGACGATCCGGCTGCCCGGCGCCGACGGGACCCTGCGGACCCACGAGCCCCGCACCGAGCCCCTCGCGCTCACCACCGGCGCGCCCTTCACCTCCCGTACGGTCTTCTCGGCGGCGCACGTCGTCGCGGACCCGTTCGCGGACAGCACCCCCGACTCGCCCGCCGCGATCGACTGGGACGCCACCCTCGCCTTCCGCCGCCATCTGTGGTCCCACGGGCTCGGCGTCGCCGAGGCGATGGACACCGCCCAGCGCGGCATGGGCCTGGACTGGGCGGGCGCCGCCGAACTGATCCGCCGGTCGGCAGCCGAGGCGAAGTCGGTGGGCGGCCTCATCGCCTGCGGCGTCGGCACCGACCAGCTCACCGGTCCGGCGACCCTCGCCGAGGTCCGCGCGGCCTACGAGGAGCAGCTCGCCCTCGTCGAGGCCTCCGGCGCCCGGGCCATCCTGATGGCGTCCCGCGCCCTGGCTGCGGCCGCGTCGAGCCCCGAGGACTACCTCGACGTCTACGGGCACCTCCTGCGCCAGTCCTCGGAGCCGGTGGTTTTGCACTGGCTGGGCCCGATGTTCGACCCGGCGCTGGAGGGCTACTGGGGCTCGTCGGACCTGGACACGGCGACGGACACGTTCCTGGAGGTCATCGCCGCCCACCCCGACAAGGTGGAAGGCATCAAGGTCTCGCTGCTGGACGCCCGGCGGGAGATCGACATCCGCCGCAGGCTGCCGCAGGGCGTCCGCTGCTACACGGGCGACGACTTCAACTACCCCGAGCTGATCGCGGGCGACGAGAAGGGCTTCAGCCACGCCCTCCTCGGCATCTTCGACCCGCTGGGCCCGCTGGCGGCGGAGGCGGTCCGGGTCCTCGACACGGGGAACACGGCCGGCTTCCGGGCGCTGCTCGACCCGACGGTCGACCTCTCGCGCCACCTGTTCCAGACCCCCACCCGCTTCTACAAGACGGGCGTGGTGTTCCTGGCCTGGCTGGCCGGCCACCAGTCGCACTTCACGATGGTCGGCGGCCTCCAGTCGGCCCGTTCCCTCCCGCACTTCGCCCGCGCCTACGAACTCGCCGACGGCCTGGGCCTGTTCCCCGACCCCAAGCTGGCCGAGGAACGGATGAAGAACCTGCTCGCCCTGTACGGAGTGACCCAGTGA
- a CDS encoding Gfo/Idh/MocA family protein: MTRKTVRIAMNGVTGRMGYRQHLVRSILALREQGGLDLGDGTVLWPEPILVGRREHALRALAERHGLEHVSTDVDEVLADPTVDIYFDAQVTSAREEAIKKAIAAGKHIYTEKPTATGLDGALELARLATAAGIKHGVVQDKLFLPGLLKLKRLIDGGFFGRILSIRGEFGYWVFEGDWQAAQRPSWNYRAEDGGGIVVDMFPHWEYVLHELFGRVKSVQAIATTHIPQRWDENGKPYDATADDAAYGIFELDGGAIAQINSSWAVRVNRDELVEFQVDGTEGSAVAGLRNCRVQHRSATPKPVWNPDIPATEVFRDQWQEVPDNGEFDNGFKAQWELFLKHVYADAPYHWDLLAGARGVQLAELGLKSSSEGLRLDVPEVTL, translated from the coding sequence GTGACACGCAAGACGGTGCGTATCGCCATGAACGGCGTGACGGGGCGCATGGGCTACCGCCAGCACCTCGTCCGCTCCATCCTGGCCCTGCGCGAGCAGGGCGGGCTCGACCTCGGCGACGGCACCGTGCTGTGGCCGGAACCGATCCTCGTCGGCCGCCGCGAGCACGCCCTGCGGGCGCTCGCCGAGCGGCACGGCCTGGAGCACGTCTCGACGGACGTCGACGAGGTCCTCGCCGACCCCACCGTCGACATCTACTTCGACGCCCAGGTCACCTCCGCGCGCGAGGAGGCCATCAAGAAGGCGATCGCCGCCGGCAAGCACATCTACACCGAGAAGCCGACGGCCACCGGCCTCGACGGCGCCCTCGAGCTCGCCCGGCTGGCCACCGCCGCGGGCATCAAGCACGGCGTCGTCCAGGACAAGCTGTTCCTGCCGGGTCTGCTGAAGCTGAAGCGCCTCATCGACGGCGGCTTCTTCGGCCGGATCCTCTCCATCCGCGGCGAGTTCGGCTACTGGGTCTTCGAGGGCGACTGGCAGGCCGCCCAGCGCCCGTCCTGGAACTACCGCGCCGAGGACGGCGGCGGCATCGTCGTCGACATGTTCCCGCACTGGGAGTACGTCCTGCACGAGCTGTTCGGCCGGGTGAAGTCCGTCCAGGCCATCGCCACCACCCACATCCCGCAGCGCTGGGACGAGAACGGCAAGCCCTACGACGCCACGGCCGACGACGCCGCCTACGGCATCTTCGAACTCGACGGCGGCGCCATCGCCCAGATCAACTCCTCCTGGGCGGTCCGGGTCAACCGCGACGAGCTCGTGGAGTTCCAGGTCGACGGCACGGAGGGCTCGGCGGTCGCCGGCCTGCGCAACTGCCGTGTCCAGCACCGCAGCGCGACCCCCAAGCCCGTCTGGAACCCGGACATCCCCGCCACCGAGGTCTTCCGCGACCAGTGGCAGGAGGTGCCCGACAACGGCGAGTTCGACAACGGCTTCAAGGCCCAGTGGGAGCTGTTCCTCAAGCACGTCTACGCCGACGCCCCCTACCACTGGGACCTGCTGGCCGGCGCCCGTGGCGTCCAGCTCGCCGAACTGGGCCTGAAGTCCTCCTCGGAGGGCCTCCGTCTGGACGTCCCGGAGGTCACGCTGTGA
- a CDS encoding LacI family DNA-binding transcriptional regulator, with amino-acid sequence MTVTLADVAARAQVSPATVSRVLNGNYPVAATTRERVLRAVDELDYVLNGPASALAAATSDLVGILVNDIADPFFGIMASAIQSEIGGPGGRAGGERLAVVCNTGGSPERELTYLTLLQRQRAAAVVLTGGAMENEPHAAAVAAKLRRLGEAGTRVVLCGRPPAPETTAIALTFDNRGGGRELTEHLLGLGHRRLGYIAGPEERTTTRHRLEGHRAALAAAGIEEDPRWTVHGRYDRRAGYEATLELLRRDPSLTAVVAANDSVALGACAALRDSGLRIPDDVSVAGFDDLPFSIDAVPSLTTVRLPLAEAGARAGRIAMGREEPPPGGIATVRGELMVRGSSGVPRG; translated from the coding sequence ATGACGGTGACCCTGGCGGACGTGGCGGCCCGCGCGCAGGTCTCGCCCGCGACGGTGTCGCGCGTGCTGAACGGGAACTACCCCGTCGCCGCTACCACCAGGGAGCGGGTGCTGCGGGCGGTCGACGAGCTGGACTATGTGCTGAACGGGCCGGCGAGCGCGCTGGCCGCGGCGACGTCCGACCTGGTCGGCATCCTGGTGAACGACATCGCGGACCCCTTCTTCGGGATCATGGCGAGTGCGATCCAGTCGGAGATCGGGGGGCCGGGCGGGCGGGCCGGCGGCGAACGGCTGGCGGTGGTCTGCAACACCGGGGGCTCTCCGGAGCGCGAGCTGACCTATCTGACGCTCCTTCAGCGGCAGCGGGCCGCAGCCGTGGTGCTGACCGGCGGGGCCATGGAGAACGAGCCGCACGCGGCGGCGGTGGCGGCGAAGCTGCGCAGACTCGGCGAGGCCGGGACGCGGGTGGTGCTGTGCGGTCGGCCGCCGGCGCCGGAGACCACGGCGATCGCGCTGACCTTCGACAACCGCGGAGGCGGGCGGGAACTGACCGAGCACCTGCTCGGGCTCGGACATCGGCGGCTCGGCTACATCGCGGGTCCGGAGGAGCGGACGACCACCCGGCACCGGCTCGAGGGCCACCGCGCGGCGCTGGCCGCGGCCGGCATCGAGGAGGACCCCCGCTGGACCGTGCACGGACGCTACGACCGCCGGGCCGGCTACGAGGCGACGCTGGAACTGCTGCGCCGGGATCCCTCTCTGACGGCGGTCGTCGCGGCCAACGACTCCGTCGCCCTGGGCGCCTGCGCGGCGCTGCGCGACTCCGGTCTGCGGATCCCGGACGACGTCTCGGTCGCCGGCTTCGACGACCTCCCCTTCAGCATCGACGCGGTGCCCTCCCTCACGACCGTGCGGCTGCCGCTGGCCGAGGCAGGAGCGCGGGCGGGGCGCATCGCCATGGGCCGCGAGGAACCGCCGCCCGGCGGGATCGCCACGGTACGGGGCGAGTTGATGGTGCGGGGGTCCTCCGGAGTGCCGCGGGGGTGA